A portion of the Geoalkalibacter ferrihydriticus DSM 17813 genome contains these proteins:
- a CDS encoding SRPBCC family protein produces MQMTKIINAPQERVWEILTDTRLWPLWGPSISAVDSPRRYLVTGLQGRVKTAVGLWLPFEITRFEAPDYWHWRVAGIPATGHRVTRRAAGGCELSFEFPLWAGPYALVCRRAAENIARLALEI; encoded by the coding sequence GGTGTGGGAAATCCTCACCGACACCCGTCTCTGGCCCCTTTGGGGTCCATCGATCAGCGCGGTCGACTCTCCCCGGCGCTATCTTGTCACCGGCCTGCAGGGGCGGGTAAAAACTGCGGTCGGGCTTTGGCTCCCCTTCGAAATCACCCGCTTCGAAGCTCCCGACTACTGGCATTGGAGGGTTGCCGGCATTCCCGCCACCGGCCATCGGGTCACCCGTCGCGCCGCCGGCGGTTGTGAATTGAGCTTTGAATTCCCCTTATGGGCTGGACCCTACGCGCTGGTCTGTCGCCGGGCCGCCGAGAACATCGCCCGTCTGGCTTTGGAAATTTGA
- a CDS encoding DUF2177 family protein produces MILYYLKLYLLTIPVFFVIDLLWLGVVAKNLYQKNLAHLLSPTVNWPAALLFYFIYIAGIILFAVRPALAGQSLSQAALWGALFGFFTYATYDLTNLATLRDWPINVVIIDIAWGTLLCTLVASVSYLIGRWLI; encoded by the coding sequence ATGATTCTTTACTATCTCAAACTCTACCTGCTGACGATTCCGGTTTTTTTCGTTATCGACCTGCTATGGCTGGGGGTGGTCGCCAAGAATCTCTACCAGAAAAACCTCGCCCACCTGCTCAGCCCGACGGTCAACTGGCCGGCGGCATTGCTGTTCTACTTCATCTATATCGCCGGGATTATTCTGTTTGCCGTAAGGCCGGCCCTGGCCGGGCAATCTCTTTCTCAGGCAGCGCTCTGGGGCGCTCTGTTCGGATTTTTCACCTACGCCACCTACGACCTGACCAACCTGGCGACGCTGCGGGATTGGCCGATCAATGTGGTGATCATCGATATTGCCTGGGGAACCCTGCTTTGCACCCTGGTGGCAAGCGTCAGTTATCTCATCGGGCGTTGGCTCATCTGA